A window of Polaribacter litorisediminis contains these coding sequences:
- a CDS encoding c-type cytochrome, producing MKSVALHSSLIKILLKSFTVILFFAFTLSSHSQEIDEARQKEGRKLFKSLCASCHKLDKKLVGPMLGGVEERRENSWLIAWIKNNAELRASGDRDAIAIYEEYNGSAMSAFPQLSDQQINDILYYTTVGDPVKKVAAGEVALDGGAGTGGGDAPKWIIYLLAAAIIVAFLMIAGLLKQVNELKGNTAPGQKSNVRRDLHELWEGLKANTFLKVLSTIFILLMGAYVGFGTIFKVGVNEGYSPLQPIAFSHKIHAGENKIDCQYCHSSAKHSKHSGIPSVNVCMNCHMNIAEVAEGTVVEWDGVTYGKQELDKEIAKIYDAAGWDPELLEYTGDTKPIKWIRLHNLPDFAYFNHSQHVKVGGLECQKCHGPVEEMDEMYQFSPLTMGWCINCHRETNVDLKGNEYYEKIHKELAEKYDVEQVTIAQLGGLECGKCHY from the coding sequence ATGAAAAGTGTAGCGTTACACAGTAGTTTAATCAAAATTCTTTTAAAGAGTTTTACAGTCATTCTGTTTTTTGCTTTTACTCTATCGTCTCACTCGCAAGAAATAGATGAAGCACGTCAAAAAGAAGGTAGAAAGTTGTTCAAATCTTTATGTGCATCTTGCCATAAATTAGACAAGAAATTAGTAGGACCGATGCTTGGTGGTGTCGAAGAAAGAAGAGAAAATTCTTGGTTAATTGCTTGGATTAAAAACAATGCTGAATTAAGAGCTTCCGGCGACAGAGATGCGATTGCAATCTATGAAGAATACAATGGCTCTGCGATGTCTGCGTTTCCGCAGTTAAGCGATCAGCAAATCAATGATATTTTATATTACACCACGGTTGGTGACCCTGTAAAAAAAGTTGCAGCAGGTGAGGTGGCTTTAGATGGAGGTGCAGGAACAGGCGGTGGAGATGCCCCTAAATGGATCATTTATTTATTGGCAGCGGCAATTATTGTGGCTTTCTTAATGATTGCTGGTTTATTGAAGCAGGTCAACGAATTAAAAGGAAATACAGCGCCAGGTCAAAAATCGAATGTAAGAAGAGATTTACATGAGCTTTGGGAAGGCTTGAAAGCAAACACTTTCTTAAAAGTTTTATCCACAATATTTATTTTGTTGATGGGTGCTTATGTCGGTTTTGGAACTATTTTTAAAGTAGGGGTTAATGAGGGGTATTCTCCTTTGCAGCCTATCGCATTTTCTCATAAAATTCATGCAGGCGAAAATAAGATTGATTGTCAATATTGTCATTCATCCGCGAAACACAGTAAACACTCTGGTATTCCTTCCGTAAATGTTTGTATGAATTGCCACATGAATATCGCAGAAGTAGCAGAAGGTACTGTTGTAGAATGGGATGGAGTAACCTATGGCAAGCAAGAATTAGATAAAGAAATTGCTAAAATTTACGATGCTGCCGGTTGGGATCCTGAATTGTTAGAATATACAGGAGATACAAAACCAATTAAATGGATTCGTCTTCATAATTTACCTGATTTCGCATACTTTAATCACTCACAGCATGTAAAAGTTGGAGGATTAGAGTGTCAGAAATGTCATGGTCCTGTGGAAGAAATGGATGAAATGTATCAATTTTCTCCTTTAACAATGGGTTGGTGTATTAATTGTCACAGAGAAACAAATGTTGATTTGAAAGGGAATGAATATTACGAGAAAATCCATAAAGAATTGGCAGAAAAATATGATGTTGAGCAAGTTACTATTGCGCAATTGGGTGGTTTAGAATGTGGTAAATGTCACTATTAA
- the ilvA gene encoding threonine ammonia-lyase IlvA yields the protein MQTKQIYFPSIENIKKAAKNLEGVAYKTPLNQNSTFSKEFDANVLFKREDLQVVRSYKIRGAYNKMSSLNDDEKQRGIVCASAGNHAQGVALSCKLLQIKGTIFMPSPTPNQKINQVKMFGEDFIEIIIEGDTFDDAFNASKLECDAKNKTFIHPFNDEKVIEGQATVGLEILEQSDVKIDYVFVAIGGGGLSAGLSSVFKYRSPETKIIGIEPEGAPSMLTSFQNKKNTALETIDSFVDGAAVKKVGDLNFAICQQNLQDIITVPEGKVCQTILDLYNKDAIVVEPAGALSIAALDFFAEEIKGKNVVCIVSGSNNDITRTAEIKERALLYANLKHYFIVKFPQRAGALKEFVAEILGPNDDITHFEYTKKNNRANGSAVVGLELKLSTDLEPLISRMKERNFYGEYLNDKPDLFDFLV from the coding sequence ATGCAAACAAAACAAATCTATTTTCCGAGTATAGAAAACATTAAAAAAGCCGCTAAAAATTTAGAAGGAGTGGCCTATAAAACTCCTTTGAATCAAAACAGTACTTTTTCTAAAGAGTTTGATGCAAATGTGCTTTTTAAAAGAGAAGATTTACAAGTGGTTCGTTCCTATAAAATTCGGGGTGCTTACAATAAAATGTCTTCTTTAAATGATGATGAAAAACAACGAGGAATTGTTTGTGCAAGTGCAGGAAACCATGCACAAGGAGTGGCATTGTCTTGTAAGCTTTTACAAATAAAAGGCACTATTTTTATGCCATCGCCCACACCAAATCAGAAAATTAACCAAGTAAAAATGTTTGGTGAAGATTTTATAGAAATTATAATAGAGGGAGATACTTTTGATGATGCTTTTAATGCTTCAAAATTAGAATGCGATGCTAAAAATAAAACATTTATTCATCCTTTTAATGATGAAAAAGTGATTGAAGGTCAAGCCACGGTAGGTTTAGAAATCTTAGAGCAAAGTGATGTAAAAATAGATTATGTTTTCGTGGCGATTGGTGGCGGTGGTTTATCTGCAGGATTATCATCAGTCTTTAAATATAGATCACCAGAAACTAAAATAATAGGAATAGAGCCAGAAGGAGCGCCCTCTATGTTAACATCTTTTCAAAACAAAAAAAATACTGCTTTAGAGACTATAGATTCTTTTGTAGATGGCGCTGCGGTAAAAAAAGTAGGCGATTTAAACTTTGCAATTTGTCAGCAAAATTTGCAAGATATAATTACGGTTCCTGAAGGGAAAGTTTGTCAAACAATTTTAGATTTGTATAATAAAGATGCTATCGTCGTAGAACCAGCAGGTGCTTTAAGTATTGCAGCTTTAGATTTTTTTGCCGAAGAAATTAAAGGGAAAAATGTGGTTTGTATTGTAAGCGGAAGTAATAACGACATTACAAGAACCGCAGAAATTAAAGAACGGGCTTTATTATATGCTAATTTAAAACATTATTTTATCGTTAAATTTCCGCAAAGGGCTGGTGCTTTAAAAGAATTTGTTGCCGAAATTCTAGGTCCAAATGATGATATTACACATTTTGAATATACTAAAAAGAATAACAGAGCAAATGGTTCTGCTGTAGTTGGTTTAGAGTTAAAATTATCAACAGATTTAGAGCCTTTAATTAGCAGAATGAAAGAAAGGAATTTTTATGGTGAATATTTAAATGATAAACCAGATTTGTTTGATTTTTTGGTTTAA
- a CDS encoding NADP-dependent glyceraldehyde-3-phosphate dehydrogenase produces the protein MGIPDEYKITSLVNQNTYLVGGELKEWKGVHAEVFSTISSTEDYKPTLLGTVPDLTAEEGIEALNAAAKAYDRGQGLWPTMKVEGRIAAMEKFVIQMKTKRAEIVKLLMWEIGKTLPDSQKEFDRTVEYIYDTIEDYKQMDRNSAKFEKHSGVHAHIRRGPLGVVLCLGPYNYPLNETFALLIPALMMGNTAIFKPAKHGVLLLSPLLEAFQNSFPAGVVNIIYGRGRTLATPIMKTGLVDVLALIGNSKSANAIQENHPRKNRLRLVLGLEAKNPAIVLPDADLDLAIDECIAGTTSFNGQRCTALKIVYVHEHIVDEFNKRFAKKVDGLKFGNPWEEGVKLTPLPEPSKPAYIQELIDDATEKGAKIMNKKGGETTENYIFPAVLYPVSKDSRVFDEEQFGPVIPVVSFKNIQEPLDDMAASNYGQQVSIFGSEVKTLAPLIDTLVNLVCRVNLNSAAQRGPDVYPFTGRKDSAVATLSVHDALRSFSIRTFVASKDTVYNNAILQELLDKKASNFISTDYIL, from the coding sequence ATGGGAATTCCGGACGAATATAAAATTACTTCACTTGTTAATCAAAATACATATTTAGTTGGTGGCGAATTAAAAGAATGGAAAGGTGTGCATGCAGAAGTATTTTCAACTATTTCATCAACAGAAGATTATAAGCCAACTTTACTTGGTACAGTTCCAGATTTAACGGCAGAAGAAGGTATTGAAGCTTTAAATGCCGCTGCTAAAGCTTACGATCGTGGCCAAGGTTTATGGCCAACCATGAAAGTAGAAGGTAGAATTGCAGCCATGGAGAAGTTTGTAATTCAGATGAAAACCAAAAGAGCAGAAATTGTAAAATTGTTGATGTGGGAAATTGGTAAAACTTTACCAGATTCGCAAAAGGAATTCGATAGAACCGTAGAATATATTTACGATACTATTGAAGATTACAAACAAATGGACAGAAATTCTGCAAAGTTTGAAAAACATAGCGGTGTTCATGCACATATTAGAAGAGGTCCGTTAGGAGTTGTTTTATGTTTAGGACCTTATAACTATCCTTTAAATGAAACTTTTGCTTTGTTAATTCCTGCTTTAATGATGGGAAATACAGCTATTTTTAAGCCAGCAAAACATGGAGTTTTATTATTATCTCCTTTGTTAGAAGCATTTCAGAACAGTTTTCCTGCAGGTGTGGTAAATATTATTTATGGGAGAGGAAGAACATTAGCAACACCTATTATGAAAACAGGTCTTGTAGATGTTTTAGCCTTGATTGGGAATAGTAAATCTGCTAATGCAATTCAAGAAAATCATCCACGGAAAAATAGATTACGGTTGGTGTTGGGGTTAGAAGCTAAAAATCCTGCGATAGTTTTACCAGACGCAGATTTAGATTTGGCTATAGATGAGTGTATTGCAGGAACTACCTCTTTTAACGGGCAGCGCTGTACAGCGTTAAAAATAGTATATGTTCATGAACATATTGTAGATGAATTTAACAAACGTTTTGCCAAGAAAGTAGATGGCTTAAAATTTGGAAATCCATGGGAAGAGGGTGTAAAACTAACACCACTCCCAGAACCTAGTAAACCTGCATATATTCAAGAATTAATTGATGACGCCACTGAAAAGGGAGCGAAAATTATGAATAAAAAAGGAGGAGAGACCACAGAAAACTATATTTTTCCGGCCGTATTATATCCAGTTTCTAAAGATTCTAGAGTTTTTGATGAAGAGCAATTTGGTCCGGTAATTCCGGTAGTTTCTTTTAAAAATATTCAAGAACCTTTAGATGATATGGCAGCTTCAAACTACGGACAACAGGTAAGTATTTTTGGTAGTGAAGTAAAAACACTGGCACCGTTAATAGATACTTTAGTAAATTTAGTCTGCCGAGTAAACTTAAATAGTGCCGCACAGCGCGGGCCAGATGTGTATCCGTTTACGGGAAGAAAAGATTCTGCCGTAGCCACCTTAAGCGTGCATGATGCCTTGCGTTCATTTTCTATTAGAACTTTTGTGGCTTCTAAAGATACCGTCTATAACAATGCCATTTTACAAGAATTATTAGACAAAAAGGCTTCTAATTTTATAAGTACAGATTATATTTTATAG
- the ilvN gene encoding acetolactate synthase small subunit, with amino-acid sequence MNTEKQLYTVSIYTENNIGLLNRISAIFQRRHINIESLNISPSEIDGVAKFTIVVNMTEVNVKKIIGQIEKQVEVIKAYFHTLEEIIYQISGLFKIKSELLFEERQIQNIIKESNARIVTVNKEFFVLEKSGRKEEIAELYDELSVYGIMQYTRSGLIAVTKEEMKISALLKKYNN; translated from the coding sequence ATGAATACAGAAAAACAACTATACACAGTATCAATTTACACTGAAAACAATATTGGATTGTTGAATAGAATATCAGCAATTTTTCAAAGAAGACATATCAATATTGAGAGTTTAAATATCTCTCCTTCAGAAATTGACGGGGTAGCTAAATTTACAATTGTAGTGAATATGACCGAGGTAAACGTAAAGAAGATTATTGGTCAAATAGAAAAACAAGTAGAGGTAATTAAAGCATATTTTCATACTCTTGAAGAAATTATTTATCAAATTTCTGGATTGTTTAAAATCAAATCAGAATTGTTATTTGAAGAACGTCAAATTCAAAACATCATTAAAGAAAGTAATGCTAGAATTGTTACGGTAAATAAAGAATTTTTTGTCCTTGAAAAGTCAGGAAGAAAAGAAGAAATAGCTGAATTATATGATGAGTTAAGTGTCTATGGTATTATGCAATATACACGTTCAGGTTTAATTGCTGTGACCAAAGAAGAAATGAAAATATCAGCCCTACTAAAAAAATACAACAACTAA
- the ilvC gene encoding ketol-acid reductoisomerase gives MSNYFNTLTLREKLEQLGKCRFMDASEFEDGVTALKGKKIVIVGCGAQGLNQGLNMRESGLEISYTLRQAAIDQKRESYLNATSNNFEVGTYEELIPTADVVLNLTPDKQHTNVVKTIMPLMKKGATLSYSHGFNIVEEGMKIREDLTVIMVAPKCPGSEVREEYKRGFGVPTLTAVHPENDPEGKGWAQAKAYAVATGGHRAGVLESSFVAEVKSDLMGEQTILCGLLQTGAILSFDKMVEEGIDAGYAAKLIQYGWETVTEALKHGGITNMMDRLSNPAKVKAFEISEELKDIMRPLFQKHMDDIMTGHFSKTMMEDWANDDKNLLTWRAATGNTAFEKQQVTDQEIPEQEYFDHGTLLVAFVRAGVELAFEAMTESGIIEASAYYESLHETPLIANTIARKKLYEMNRVISDTAEYGCYLFDHACKPLLTDFMKTVSTDLIGQKFTDSNAVDNQELIRINAIIRNHPVEKVGAKLRASMTAMKVIKSA, from the coding sequence ATGTCAAATTATTTTAACACATTAACATTAAGAGAAAAATTAGAGCAGTTAGGAAAATGTAGATTTATGGATGCTTCAGAATTTGAAGACGGCGTAACTGCACTAAAAGGAAAGAAAATTGTTATTGTAGGTTGTGGAGCACAAGGTTTAAACCAAGGTTTAAATATGAGAGAATCTGGTTTAGAGATTTCTTACACATTAAGACAAGCTGCGATTGATCAAAAAAGAGAATCTTATCTAAATGCAACTTCTAACAATTTTGAAGTGGGTACGTATGAAGAACTAATCCCTACTGCAGATGTTGTCTTAAATTTAACACCAGACAAACAACATACCAATGTTGTGAAAACAATCATGCCGCTCATGAAAAAAGGAGCAACATTATCGTATTCCCACGGTTTTAATATCGTTGAAGAAGGAATGAAAATTCGTGAGGATTTAACGGTAATTATGGTGGCACCAAAATGCCCGGGATCGGAAGTGCGTGAAGAATATAAAAGAGGATTTGGCGTACCAACATTAACGGCGGTGCATCCAGAAAACGATCCAGAAGGAAAAGGTTGGGCGCAAGCAAAAGCGTATGCAGTAGCAACTGGAGGTCATAGAGCAGGCGTGTTAGAATCTTCTTTTGTTGCAGAAGTGAAGAGCGATTTAATGGGAGAGCAAACTATTTTATGCGGTTTATTGCAAACAGGAGCTATTTTATCTTTTGATAAAATGGTGGAAGAAGGAATTGATGCGGGTTATGCTGCGAAATTAATTCAATACGGTTGGGAAACGGTTACAGAAGCCTTAAAACATGGCGGAATTACCAATATGATGGACAGGTTGTCTAATCCTGCAAAAGTAAAAGCTTTTGAAATATCCGAAGAATTAAAAGACATTATGCGTCCGTTGTTTCAAAAACATATGGATGATATTATGACCGGTCATTTTTCTAAAACCATGATGGAAGATTGGGCAAATGATGATAAAAACTTATTAACTTGGCGAGCTGCAACGGGCAATACTGCCTTTGAAAAACAACAAGTTACTGACCAAGAAATTCCAGAACAAGAATATTTTGATCACGGAACTTTGTTAGTCGCTTTTGTAAGAGCAGGTGTAGAATTGGCGTTTGAAGCAATGACAGAATCCGGAATTATAGAGGCTTCTGCATATTATGAATCTTTACACGAAACGCCATTAATAGCCAATACAATTGCACGTAAAAAATTATACGAAATGAACCGTGTAATTTCTGATACAGCAGAATATGGTTGTTATTTATTCGATCATGCTTGTAAACCTTTATTAACGGATTTTATGAAAACAGTTTCTACAGATTTAATCGGTCAAAAATTTACAGATTCTAATGCTGTTGACAATCAGGAATTAATTAGAATTAATGCAATTATTAGAAATCACCCAGTAGAAAAAGTAGGCGCAAAATTAAGAGCTTCTATGACAGCGATGAAAGTGATAAAATCTGCATAA
- a CDS encoding TAT-variant-translocated molybdopterin oxidoreductase, producing the protein MASNKKYWKSVEELKGSSIVETMNKNEFVEEIPTDEFLGDKETLENSSTSRRDFLKYVGFTTAAASLAACEGPVRKSIPYVVKPNDIIAGVADWYATSMADGYDFANVLVKTREGRPIQIMPNKEANGTTSARVQASVLSLYDEKLRIKEPTKNKEVIGWNQADDEIKRALTNLKNSNKPVVLLTGTMASPSTSKIVEEFIVAYPNAKHIVYDAVSESGAADAMMAMYGKRTLPKYHLDKAKTIVSFGADFLGDFHGGFEKAYINGRKPAAGHMSYHVQFESNMSLTGANSDKRVVVKPSDQVFALLNLYKYITGENVSSKATPVDAEVKKMASELRKSGSKGVVLTGLNDKNAQLIALAINKAIGSEVIDTNNTLNIRQGNDAEVAQLVSDMKAGKVAGLISYNVNPVYSLSSAADFTEGLKKVSLKVALSTENNETVDAMEYALPTPHFLESWGDAQFDQVTYGLMQPTIQPLFNTRQFQDIILSLSGNSVKYYDYLKVFALENILNGASWNKALHNGFFKREVIEEVIIEEEEAEVESVVISSVAAALVKDTKSSDFELNLYTKTGLGDGKQANNPWLQEFPDPITRTSWDNYLTMSPADGKALGFENPVQDNGAINGNYAKVSVNGKEVVVPVMIQPGQAKGSLGLSLGFGRTFGLKEEMQVGVNAYALYTNSNNIQYGVNIEKVEGTHKFACTQVQKTIAGRHDILKVASLKEYNTIAPKDHEHGWNKPSYVSYDHKEVEANTIDLWDEHNREMGHHFNLSIDLTSCTGCGACVVACHAENNVPVVGKNEVRVGRDMHWLRIDRYYSSEVETREDAKELGLGIAATYEGLETEAENPEVTFQPMMCQHCNHAPCETVCPVAATTHGRQGQNQMTYNRCVGTRYCANNCPYRVRRFNWFKYSDNNEFDFNMNNQYGKMVLNPDVVVRSRGVMEKCSMCIQLTQATILKAKKEGRAVNTDEFETACSSACTTGALVFGDVNNKEDQVAALAEDKRAYNVLDYLQTKPNVIYQVKIKNTNEA; encoded by the coding sequence ATGGCTTCAAACAAAAAATACTGGAAAAGTGTTGAGGAACTAAAAGGTAGTTCTATTGTTGAAACGATGAATAAAAATGAATTTGTTGAAGAAATTCCAACAGATGAGTTTTTAGGTGATAAAGAAACATTAGAGAATTCATCTACTTCGCGTAGAGATTTTTTGAAGTATGTTGGTTTTACCACTGCGGCAGCTTCATTGGCTGCTTGTGAAGGTCCGGTTAGAAAATCGATTCCTTATGTTGTAAAACCTAATGATATTATTGCAGGTGTGGCTGATTGGTACGCAACTTCAATGGCAGACGGTTATGATTTTGCAAACGTGTTAGTAAAAACACGTGAAGGTCGTCCTATTCAAATTATGCCAAATAAAGAGGCAAACGGAACCACAAGTGCTAGAGTTCAGGCTTCTGTACTTTCTTTATATGATGAGAAGTTACGAATCAAAGAGCCAACAAAAAATAAAGAAGTAATTGGTTGGAATCAGGCTGATGATGAAATAAAAAGAGCTTTAACGAACTTAAAAAATAGTAACAAACCTGTTGTTTTATTAACAGGCACTATGGCAAGTCCGTCTACTTCTAAAATTGTTGAAGAATTTATAGTTGCATATCCAAATGCAAAACATATTGTATATGATGCAGTTTCAGAATCTGGTGCTGCAGATGCAATGATGGCAATGTATGGCAAACGTACTTTGCCTAAGTATCATTTAGATAAAGCTAAAACAATTGTTTCTTTTGGAGCAGATTTTTTAGGAGATTTTCATGGAGGTTTTGAGAAGGCTTACATCAATGGTAGAAAACCAGCTGCTGGTCACATGTCTTATCATGTTCAGTTTGAAAGTAATATGTCTTTAACTGGAGCAAACTCAGATAAAAGAGTGGTTGTAAAACCTTCGGATCAAGTTTTTGCTTTGTTAAATTTATACAAGTACATTACCGGTGAAAACGTTTCTTCTAAAGCGACTCCTGTAGATGCAGAAGTGAAGAAAATGGCTTCTGAATTAAGAAAGTCAGGTTCTAAAGGAGTTGTTTTAACAGGATTAAACGATAAAAATGCACAATTAATTGCTTTGGCAATTAACAAAGCAATTGGTAGTGAAGTTATTGACACGAACAATACATTAAACATCCGTCAAGGAAACGATGCTGAGGTTGCTCAATTGGTATCCGATATGAAAGCTGGTAAAGTTGCAGGTTTAATTTCATACAATGTAAATCCGGTGTATTCTTTATCAAGTGCGGCTGATTTTACAGAAGGTTTGAAAAAAGTTTCTTTAAAAGTAGCGTTATCAACCGAAAATAATGAAACGGTGGATGCAATGGAATATGCTTTACCGACACCACACTTTTTAGAATCTTGGGGAGATGCTCAATTCGATCAAGTTACGTATGGTTTAATGCAGCCAACAATTCAGCCATTATTTAATACACGTCAATTTCAAGATATAATATTAAGTTTATCAGGTAATTCAGTAAAATATTACGATTATTTGAAAGTTTTTGCTTTAGAAAATATTCTAAATGGAGCTTCTTGGAACAAAGCTTTACATAATGGGTTCTTTAAAAGAGAAGTTATTGAAGAGGTAATAATTGAAGAGGAAGAAGCTGAAGTTGAATCTGTGGTTATTAGTTCAGTAGCGGCAGCATTAGTAAAAGATACAAAGTCATCAGATTTTGAACTAAACTTATATACGAAGACTGGTTTAGGGGATGGTAAGCAAGCGAATAATCCTTGGTTACAAGAATTTCCAGATCCAATAACAAGAACATCTTGGGATAATTATTTAACCATGTCCCCAGCAGATGGGAAAGCGTTAGGTTTTGAAAATCCTGTTCAAGATAACGGTGCAATTAATGGAAATTATGCAAAGGTATCTGTTAATGGTAAAGAAGTTGTAGTTCCTGTAATGATTCAACCTGGTCAGGCTAAAGGTTCTTTAGGTTTATCTTTAGGTTTTGGTAGAACTTTTGGTTTAAAAGAAGAAATGCAAGTGGGTGTAAATGCATATGCATTATACACAAACTCGAATAATATACAATACGGAGTTAACATAGAAAAAGTTGAGGGTACTCATAAGTTTGCTTGTACACAAGTGCAAAAAACAATTGCAGGTCGTCACGATATTTTAAAAGTTGCTTCTTTAAAAGAATACAATACAATAGCACCTAAAGATCACGAGCATGGTTGGAATAAACCATCTTATGTTTCTTACGATCATAAAGAGGTAGAAGCGAATACAATTGATTTGTGGGATGAGCATAACAGAGAGATGGGTCATCACTTTAACCTATCTATCGATCTAACATCTTGTACAGGTTGTGGCGCTTGTGTAGTGGCTTGTCATGCAGAAAATAATGTTCCTGTTGTTGGTAAGAACGAAGTAAGAGTTGGTAGAGATATGCACTGGTTGCGTATTGATAGATATTATTCATCGGAAGTAGAAACTCGAGAAGACGCAAAAGAATTAGGATTAGGAATTGCGGCAACCTACGAAGGATTAGAGACGGAAGCAGAAAATCCAGAGGTTACTTTTCAGCCAATGATGTGTCAGCACTGTAATCATGCTCCTTGTGAGACTGTTTGTCCTGTTGCTGCAACAACACATGGTCGTCAAGGTCAAAATCAAATGACTTATAACAGATGTGTAGGTACTAGATATTGTGCAAACAACTGTCCATATAGAGTTCGTCGTTTTAATTGGTTTAAATATTCAGACAATAATGAGTTTGATTTCAATATGAACAACCAATATGGTAAAATGGTGTTAAACCCAGATGTAGTAGTTCGTTCTAGAGGAGTTATGGAAAAATGTTCGATGTGTATTCAGTTAACACAGGCAACAATTCTAAAGGCTAAAAAAGAAGGAAGAGCAGTGAATACAGATGAATTTGAAACAGCATGTTCGTCAGCTTGTACCACTGGAGCACTAGTTTTTGGTGATGTAAATAATAAAGAAGATCAAGTAGCTGCTTTAGCAGAAGATAAAAGAGCTTATAATGTATTAGATTACTTGCAGACGAAACCTAATGTAATCTATCAAGTGAAAATTAAGAATACAAACGAAGCGTAA
- a CDS encoding SPOR domain-containing protein produces the protein MKNNTFLVFLVFLLGIGTSEFFGQNATNSSSEIKKLIAKKRSFNSTYGYGYRIQIYYGNETNARSIQSKFKVTYPGEFTKLEYDKPDWKVLVGNYKTKLEADKAVINFSEKFSGLIVIPLGK, from the coding sequence ATGAAAAATAATACTTTTTTAGTTTTTTTAGTTTTTCTTTTAGGTATTGGTACAAGTGAATTTTTTGGTCAGAATGCCACAAATAGTAGCAGTGAAATTAAAAAATTAATCGCAAAAAAAAGATCATTTAATAGCACTTATGGATACGGTTACAGAATTCAAATTTATTATGGTAATGAAACCAATGCTAGAAGCATACAGAGTAAATTTAAAGTTACCTATCCGGGTGAATTCACAAAACTTGAATATGACAAACCTGATTGGAAAGTTCTAGTGGGCAATTACAAAACAAAGTTAGAAGCAGACAAAGCTGTTATCAATTTCTCTGAAAAATTTTCTGGATTGATTGTAATCCCTCTTGGAAAATAA
- a CDS encoding transposase, translating to MSEKIYHITTPIHDSRTSSRMIKFNVRKLREMGTNPYPNIIYFTQEEELLVTQTISKIVKDDNLKLLAYNICSDHIHLLLSCDIDHVSKIM from the coding sequence ATGAGCGAAAAAATATATCATATAACTACTCCAATTCACGATAGCAGAACTTCATCAAGAATGATAAAGTTTAATGTTAGAAAATTAAGGGAAATGGGAACAAATCCATATCCAAATATTATTTATTTTACACAAGAAGAAGAGTTGTTGGTTACACAAACAATTTCGAAAATTGTAAAAGATGATAACTTAAAGTTACTTGCGTATAATATTTGTTCAGACCATATTCATTTATTGTTGAGTTGTGATATTGACCATGTTTCAAAGATAATGTAG